A genomic segment from Corylus avellana chromosome ca5, CavTom2PMs-1.0 encodes:
- the LOC132183403 gene encoding uncharacterized protein LOC132183403, translated as MSHTPSTKLSKDYFTSWRTQNLAYLQGQDAYGFMDGTNPPPQQTIPNANTAADVPATMLNLDFMQWVQKDQMILSVLISTLTEPFMVHAVGCATARALWDALISMFASQSRARIMQIHYQLATSKKGNSSIIEYFQKIKNLSDTLVAAGQPLNDFESVPFLLVGLGSDYDPFVTSVTTRVDPLTIDEINGHLLAHEMRIEHNMPIAEMQLPSANYFAHSSIPSGRGFFGRNSYSEGRPVYCGHTLAFPTCGHGSFFPNQVVP; from the coding sequence ATGTCCCATACCCCCTCCACCAAATTATCCAAGGATTATTTCACATCATGGCGCACACAGAATCTTGCGTATCTCCAAGGCCAAGACGCATACGGTTTCATGGATGGAACCAATCCACCACCGCAGCAAACCATTCCCAACGCCAATACCGCAGCAGATGTGCCAGCCACCATGCTTAACCTCGATTTCATGCAGTGGGTCCAGAAGGATCAAATGATTCTAAGTGTTTTGATTTCTACTCTCACTGAACCCTTCATGGTGCATGCCGTGGGATGTGCTACTGCCCGTGCACTTTGGGATGCCTTGATCTCCATGTTCGCTTCGCAGTCCCGTGCTCGAATCATGCAGATCCATTATCAGCTTGCTACATCTAAGAAAGGTAACTCTTCTATTATTGAGTATTTTCAGAAGATCAAAAACCTCAGCGATACTCTAGTTGCTGCCGGACAGCCCCTGAATGATTTTGAGAGCGTACCATTCCTTCTTGTTGGGCTAGGATCTGATTACGATCCTTTCGTAACTTCTGTTACCACACGGGTCGATCCTCTCACTATTGATGAAATAAATGGCCATCTATTGGCTCATGAGATGCGAATTGAACACAACATGCCCATTGCTGAGATGCAGCTGCCTTCTGCCAATTATTTTGCCCACTCGAGCATACCAAGCGGAAGAGGTTTTTTTGGGAGGAACTCATACTCTGAAGGCCGACCAGTGTACTGTGGACACACCCTTGCGTTTCCAACATGTGGGCATGGCTCCTTCTTCCCCAACCAAGTTGTGCCGTAG